The Engystomops pustulosus chromosome 1, aEngPut4.maternal, whole genome shotgun sequence genome has a window encoding:
- the CD8A gene encoding T-cell surface glycoprotein CD8 alpha chain, with product MLSDTMISITSLQVLFCLFSCSHQLKISSDKTLQKGSSQAINLKCEAESSEPTDYGIYWFRHKKGDVNPESILYLRNLGKSIYRNDRDSARFTATSSGSLFNLAIKGFDQADQGTYYCLINKNSVLYISPGVPLIYPEATTAKPKVTIAPPALTTRDPCNCGPGKEEVKDPDPLGLSCDLYVWAPLTVLCGFFLICFLFTSIILCCRTRRRRCRCKPRPVDEKNGNKNVPTRLL from the exons ATGTTGTCTGACACTATGATATCCATCACATCTCTCCAAGTTCTTTTCTGCCTCTTCTCAT GTTCTCACCAGTTGAAAATCTCCAGTGATAAGACATTGCAGAAGGGAAGCTCACAGGCCATAAATTTGAAATGTGAAGCCGAATCCTCGGAACCCACGGATTATGGGATCTACTGGTTTCGGCATAAGAAAGGAGATGTCAACCCAGAATCTATTTTGTATCTCCGTAACCTTGGGAAATCTATATACAGGAATGATAGAGACAGCGCACGGTTCACAGCGACTTCATCAGGATCCTTGTTCAACTTGGCCATTAAGGGCTTTGATCAGGCGGATCAGGGAACCTACTACTGTTTGATTAATAAAAATTCAGTGCTATACATCAGCCCGGGCGTCCCACTCATCTATCCTGAAG cAACAACAGCTAAACCGAAAGTAACAATTGCCCCTCCAGCTTTGACGACAAGAGATCCGTGTAATTGTGGCCCAG GAAAAGAAGAAGTTAAAGATCCTGACCCATTGGGTTTATCATGTGACCTTTACGTCTGGGCTCCTCTGACAGTCTTATGTGGCTTCTTTCTCATCTGTTTTCTGTTCACCTCCATAATACTCTGCTGCC GAACAAGAAGACGGCGATGCCGCTGTAAGCCAAG GCCCGTGGATGAGAAGAATGGTAACAAGAATGTCCCCACCAGGCTCCTGTAA